One genomic window of Papaver somniferum cultivar HN1 unplaced genomic scaffold, ASM357369v1 unplaced-scaffold_150, whole genome shotgun sequence includes the following:
- the LOC113335993 gene encoding uncharacterized protein LOC113335993, with translation MSREAPHKSMGFFGMYMDACKITVLWKKLFSQIVLATILPLTILYLSDIQISKFILGNTFQDNKRTKWIAFGITRFVYSILILIFYLFSTSSVVYSVCCFYTSKDPNLKRVVGIFSKVWGRLLVTFLLLFFILAICTTVYLGLILLFVASFHGRKVLAFIICLTIPYFIVFLYMTTVWNISMVISILEKDYGRKALVKSMRLIKGKIWVSSFIFIAVEVIFTGMSIGFYSMVLGRKKLNLVGKIFVGIIWYLLSAYFLHFYLVIQAVVYFVCKSYHNEDISNVAAHLEVSHESFVRGNERV, from the coding sequence ATGAGTAGAGAAGCACCGCATAAATCCATGGGATTTTTCGGCATGTACATGGATGCCTGTAAAATTACAGTCttatggaaaaaattattctcaCAGATTGTTTTGGCTACAATCCTCCCTCTAACTATCCTTTATTTGTCTGACATCCAAATTTCTAAGTTCATTCTTGGCAATACGTTTCAAGACAACAAAAGAACCAAATGGATTGCTTTCGGCATAACCAGATTCGTCTACTCAATCCTCATCCTTATTTTCTACTTGTTCTCAACTTCTAGTGTAGTGTATTCAGTTTGTTGTTTCTATACCTCAAAAGATCCCAACTTGAAGAGAGTTGTTGGTATATTTTCTAAGGTATGGGGAAGGCTTTTGGTAACATTCTTGTTGCTTTTCTTCATCTTGGCAATATGCACCACTGTGTATCTCGGATTGATATTATTGTTTGTGGCAAGCTTTCATGGGCGAAAAGTATTGGCTTTTATTATTTGTCTTACAATTCCTTACTTCATTGTGTTTCTTTACATGACTACTGTTTGGAATATATCTATGGTAATCTCAATACTGGAAAAAGATTACGGTAGAAAAGCGTTGGTCAAGAGTATGAGATTAATTAAGGGAAAGATATGGGTTTCTTCTTTCATCTTTATTGCAGTGGAAGTCATTTTTACGGGTATGAGTATTGGATTCTATTCGATGGTGCTTGGGAGAAAAAAACTGAATTTGGTGGGTAAGATATTTGTGGGCATCATTTGGTATCTGTTATCtgcttattttcttcatttttatcttGTAATACAAGCAGTCGTCTATTTTGTCTGCAAATCCTACCACAATGAGGACATATCAAACGTTGCTGCACACCTAGAAGTTTCTCATGAAAGTTTTGTTAGGGGAAATGAAAGAGTTTAG